Within the Setaria viridis chromosome 3, Setaria_viridis_v4.0, whole genome shotgun sequence genome, the region gatcgtcttcactgcatcgacgcatatctacatcttctgcaccagtagtgcgtcgagtggtaatcccgtgatccctatacgacagttcttcctagttatacgcggtagattttttgaattgcgctagtgtagcctacctcgtatcccaacagtggtatcaagagccgtagctgcttagttttggattcgggatgtgttatgcgagttttctgtttgatctatgtcctggtttcgtgcccttgctgcaatggtagtgtaacgacatactcctaccggtcggtttccgccatcggagttaagtgatacacgtaaatccagttgcagtgagcgaagatcaatatgattggtcgaatcgaaacccAGGGTCATAcaccaggcgcattagatgtgcaatggtagatgagatctactgccggggtcgggatttttgccgtatgcgtatgctttggtaaatcagccgtaacttttcggtacgaggattggggcgaattttatatgaaaattgatctacagaaaaagttacacatgaaattcaaccgcttcgccgtttttggcgaaattagatttcccaaattcggcttggaagatggagtttcgggcctccgaagtttggaacgttagggcgccctaactctattttgcaggatgtatgtatgtatcttgtgatcagtatggccccattgtgtatgtgatgcatgtgtgtaactcattcgtgacctgcgtgtcgcgcgtacggcaacacggcaggagccatatgtgttgtcaccttaatgtatttaatggtctgcgtaccaatctgtgatgatccaagcaactatgtaatcttcattactagattctttactagctattaggcgtaatagcatgctctagttcttggaggactcatcaccaggaggatggcgcacatggaacatggagatggagatcaccatggtgaacatgttctatggagatggagatcaccatatgaaaacgggccatactgtgtcacagctgtgtgaatgctattctgtttatgttttactttctgcatgctgtgatgttagaagtagaacgatccctcacaaagtttaagttagtatgccctcccaactaaaacttgcaccgtcccatgtcttgtacaattagtggtgggtctatgaaattagggtgccactagttttccttgactagacgggtttgtgtcggacacttacacgcataagggttggtttgcttaacaaggttatcttaacggttaaggaccttggggcataaaggttgggcgccgagacatagagatgtcacccaacaacaggagtcatatgtgatatgattagcaaaaggttgcttaccgatctacctcgtttgctagcggtgatgctaaagctcactagtagacttgttagttgtggatcctgaatcactaagtttcaatagagggatattgattttagtgggagtagattctgttaaaatagtttaatgtgatttgctctatcatggatacatttgtcttagtgtattttgcattactttgttgtagattaaatggcacctagcaacaccaccacatcgtttgctttgcgttcggtccttgagaaggacaagttgaatgaaacaaactactcggattggatccgtaacctgagaattgttctcagggccgacaaaaaggaagatgttctagacaccccactaccaccagtacctgctgatgatgcatctgctgccgttaaggctgcttacaagaaggcatttgatgctaatcttgaggtaagctgccttatgcttgcttgcatggaacccgagctgcagatgcagtttgaaacaaatcatgaggcacacgatatgatcgtggcgcttaaggacatgttccagacacaggctaggaccgaaaggttcaatgtgtccaaagcctttctggagtgcaagttagcagaaggcgcagcagtaggaccacatgtaatcaagatggttggttacactcagcgattggagaagctgggcttcccaatgggcaaagagttggccactgacttcattctttcatctcttccgcctagctatgggaacttcatctcgaactaccatatgcatgggacggagaagggtctgaatgaactgtgtggtatgctcaagacagcagaggtagacattaagaaaagcgctagtaccagccatgtgatggctgtacagaacaagcctaccttcaagaagaagggcaattcttggaagaagaagggtaaggctggagtgtccaagccaaacccagcgcccaaggctaaagctggacctgctccagataaagagtgcttttactgtcatgaacttggtcactggaagagaaactgcaagcagtacctagcttccttgaagaatggcggaagtaagagtacttctacctcaggtacgcttgttgttaatgttatagacaacatatttcttgctgatacaattattaattcttgggtatttgatactggatcggttgctcatatttgcaattcgatgcagggaatgataagaagtagaagcgtggaaagaggagaagttgatttccgcgtgggcaataatgcaagagttgctgctttgaccgtcgggacgatgcaactccacctcccgtcaggatttattatggagttgaataattgttattttgttcctagtttaagtcgaaacattttgtctccttcatgtttgatgaaggatggttattcatttgcgagtgaaaacaatggttgtgtgatctctaagaataatatgtttatggcttttgcacccattgtgaatggattatttgttttaaatcttgatggttcacctgtctgtaatgtaagtgttaaaaggcctcgacctaatgatttgagtcacacctacttgtggcattgtcgtttgggtcatataagtgaaaagcgcatgaagaaactccattctgatggacttctaacttcgtttgattttgaatcatacgagacatgtgaggcttgcttgctaggcaagatgaccaagacgcctttcacaggttttcctgagagagcagtagacttgttggaactcgtacatagtgatgtatgcggaccaatgagcacgacggctagaggaggattccaatacttcataactttcactgatgatttcagtagatatggctatgtctacttgatgaggcacaagtctgaaacctttgaaaagttcaaggaatttcagaatgaagttgaaaatcagcgtggcaagaaaattaagcggtgttgaagcggttcagcatggaagaggcaaagaaagggttcttgcctatgtcacatggcatacatctcagcaagactcagtgtccttcgactgctgatgagcgggatcgcatgagtagagtgccatatgcctcggctattggatctatcatgtatgcaatgataagtactcgcccatatgtttcatatgcgctaagtatgacaagcagacaccaatctgatccaggtgagagtcactggacagcggtgaaaaacattcttaagtacttgagaaggactaaagatatgttcctcgtctatggagatgaggaggagctcgttgtaacaggttacaccgatgctagtttccaaaccgacagagatgattcaaagtcacaatcaggatttgtgttcacgctgaatggtggccgattctacgacagaagccgagtacatcgcggcttcggaagccgcgaaggaaggtgtttggataaggaatttcctcattgagcttggtgtgtttccgaatgcgtccagcccattgaatctctactgtgataacaatggggcaattgcgcaagcaaaggagccaaggaaccaccagaagaacaaacatgtaatgcggcgatttcatctcattcgagacttcgttaaccggggtgagatcaagatatgcaaaatatacacgaatctgaacatttctgatccgttgacaaaaccactcccgcaggctaagcatgaagcgcatgtaagagctatgggtattaggtaccttctagattgactctagtgcaagtgggagactgttggaggtatgccctagaggcaatcatagagatgatgatattccatttgtatccatgatttgtatattgtgttcattgaatatccattcaaggctacttgaattgatttgcaattatgtgaattgtatgtgaaactctttacttgtatggttactctaaagttgtccctagtcggagttcatgtgaggacacacatgaatattagactagcacatgtattagttgatgactatgtttcacaagtcatggacatggagatgttgaactaataatgtggacacatgtggaaacatgtgctaggactgacccaacacgagaagtagttctctctttaaacaacatatacgctttgtccttagacctgagattgtcgcatgttttctagatgtggatcgacctacttaggggctatcaaacgctacgccgtaacagggtagttataaaggtagctttcgggtttgtcaaaaagcatgctatgagacatggccaatcaagatgggatttgcccctctctgattgagagtgatatctctgggcccctcgagtgatcggatccgaaaatgcatggccatgctacgtacggttaagagttaacctacaaagggattccggatcacaggatcgagaaagagcggtcggcttgtagctagaccaaatatcgtgaggcaaagggaatagcatgtatattatgttgtgatggttcgtctgatatgatcttcgtgtgcgtataggagttggcacgtcttgctagaggccgctaccgactattgggccgagtaggagtactcgggccatgtctatacgtatccgaacccatagggtcacacacttaaggggctggaagcccaattcggatcagatccgagttggattaggtttagaagtactaatgggcctcggatccagaggcccgtcaggaacctctataaatagaggggtgggggcaccctagggtttacaccttttggcgaaacacacctgccgcgcctcccacgccctctcctgttgcaactcgcggatctagcagtccggcttgcgacgcttcctccctgcacgtgtggataccttggaggtgttgcacctgcagcactccgacgagccacgacgagccgacgacgagccgcgacaccggaggcgatcttgctgcacgtgaacgagctgctgagaagctgctggacgtgatcgactacgttgatcgactacgtacgactacgtgatcgtcttcactgcatcgacgcatatctacatcttccgcaccagtagtacgtcaagtggtaatcccgtgatccctatacggcagttcttcctggttatacgcggtagattttttgaattgcgctagtgtagcctacctcgtatcccaacaacccAGTTGGCCGACACCACCTTCCAGGGACTCCTActgcacatcaaagagaaataaGCTTCTCAGGAGTTTGAGCCAAATCATTCACCGACTACCCGGCCAGGAGGTGTGCCCCTTTGACCAacgaagaaattttcagaaaaaggtggcgtacaTGGAAGGGTCCGAATCGGAGGAAGAAGtagaaatcggcctggcagagtgggtaaaagggaaaaaaccaatatcatgcccgtttaGTAAAAAGGAACCGGAAACATTTGGTTTCGACACATCcaaggccgataagatcttcGACTTGCTGCTGCAAGAGGGATAGATCAAGCTCTGACCCTACCACACAATttcgtcggccgagcagctcaagaacatgaagtattgcaagtggcaaaatgccacatctcacgacaccaatgagtgcaaagtcttccATCAGCAGATGAAGACTTAAATTAGTTATCGAGCAAGGAAGACTTAAATTCGAGGTCCCCACGAAGCCaccaaagccgatgaagatcgaccagcaccccttccctgcTAACATGGTCGACGCTGGAAGAAACGCGCTCCAgaccaaagtgctgacgtcaAAATCGGCCAGAAGAAGTGGAGGGGTCGACCCGAGAAATCAAACCTCGGCCGAAGATGTTAAAGGGAAAGGCCAGATGGAAACTGAAGGCGAGAACTCGGAGAGACCATGTTGGCCTATCCCATCCCGGGATCTGCTCAACAAGTATTAGAGGCAATGGGAGGACACAAGGCGTCGGGAGGAGATGGTGCGCAGACATGaggatcactggagatgcccgttcttcatccactattggGAAAATAACTTCAGACTACCATCGGCTGATAATTGCCTTGAATGCAACGGTCAATATCGCAGCAGCCGCCCGTTCAAAGGGTCACACTCCGAGGATCGAGGATGAGAGCCGATCAACAGAAACAGGCTCGAGCGAGAGGATTGGCgtgtttcagtgcgtgatcggctgttGGGCAGAGTAGACCAGCgcaatcggctggggggcagagccaGTACACATGATCGGCTGCATGAGGTGGCCAATGCAAGAATCTCAGGCGAAACCCCCTTAGGGTGAGAGTCGGACTGGGAACGCGCTAAGCCACTGagcaaaccagtgaaccccagatggtctGACTAAGTCCCAAAAAAGGAGAGTCCAACGTtggcgccaatgggaacagcaagaagaggaacaaaggcaaGCGGTGGACAAGAAAGAAGTCAGACCTCAAGTTTGGCACCCCAGAAGGAAAGCCGATGAAGAAAACAACGATTAGGATTTGGCTGCTGATGTCAACATAGTATTCATCTTGTTGATGGAGTTTATGGCTCCCGTCGACCGTGACAACGCAGCTgaaatagaggagcaaatggcacaattggctttggagccaattgtcgggcatacatcctaggcccatgagtaggccctgtgcggcccactaaggggcgtactcggacacaatcaagactagggggctacgcggcaagaagcgtatcccactcggactagttaggtgtgcatatggaaactactcggtctacaccgagtagaactttgtaatcgtacccgactaggattcaaacttgtaaccctaccctcacgagtatataagggcgggtagggacccccctcaaagacaact harbors:
- the LOC117849205 gene encoding uncharacterized protein; the encoded protein is MAPSNTTTSFALRSVLEKDKLNETNYSDWIRNLRIVLRADKKEDVLDTPLPPVPADDASAAVKAAYKKAFDANLEVSCLMLACMEPELQMQFETNHEAHDMIVALKDMFQTQARTERFNVSKAFLECKLAEGAAVGPHVIKMVGYTQRLEKLGFPMGKELATDFILSSLPPSYGNFISNYHMHGTEKGLNELCGMLKTAEVDIKKSASTSHVMAVQNKPTFKKKGNSWKKKGKAGVSKPNPAPKAKAGPAPDKECFYCHELGHWKRNCKQYLASLKNGGSKSTSTSGTLVVNVIDNIFLADTIINSWVFDTGSVAHICNSMQGMIRSRSVERGEVDFRVGNNARVAALTTIRIHIVLVAIPLITDLIDDYE